The proteins below come from a single Bactrocera tryoni isolate S06 unplaced genomic scaffold, CSIRO_BtryS06_freeze2 scaffold_25, whole genome shotgun sequence genomic window:
- the LOC120780616 gene encoding uncharacterized protein LOC120780616 — protein MDRLPSDNHRIVIRADKTPTGEHSRRFHAPTIDGVAIVIVGDQFQSRDIILHRRNEQLQRVSELHRCYDALQYPILHWNGHDGYHINIPMINPSTGLDAQKKVSAMNYYSYRLMIREGSSNYILRCGNCFINTLWTCMRKLRLNVSITSGSIKVNCDQKNTYICVMQ, from the exons atGGATCGGTTGCCATCTGATAATCACAGAATCGTTATAAGAGCCGATAAAACTCCAACTGGAGAGCATTCAAGAAGATTCCATGCACCAACCATTGATGGGGTGGCCATTGTGATTGTTGGCGATCAGTTTCAATCTCGAGATATTATTCTTCACCGTAGAAATGAACAATTACAACGTGTTTCGGAGCTTCATCGTTGTTACGATGCATTACAATATCCTATATTGCACTGGAATGGCCATGATGGATACCATATAAATATCCCAATGATTAATCCAAGCACag GTCTTGATGCTCAAAAGAAGGTCAgcgccatgaattattattcaTACAGATTAATGATTCGCGAAGGAAGTTCAAATTACATTTTGAGATGTGGAAACTGTTTCATCAATACATTGTGGACATGTATGCGAAAATTGAGACTGAACGTCTCAATTACATCCGGTTCAATCAAAGTAAATTGCGATCAgaagaatacatacatttgcgtgATGCAATAA